The following coding sequences are from one Phenylobacterium glaciei window:
- a CDS encoding hybrid sensor histidine kinase/response regulator, which yields MTPVEWPLRFIPRRAPSFLEALAVSSAAMVLASLARGAFLGWTNVFSLSATYFPVYIVASLYGGRRWGWVTLGVSLLLGLSNRMAFPQGVSEQGIYILFAASGVATVVVAGALRDTLLRLEEARRSQEITQTALDRSEARLRLAQDAGSVGLWDWDVVTGDGVWSPTLYRNLGLDPVRDANVRSLLDIVHPEDREKVRQVNIVAVKGGRMDPIEYRVVWPDGSIHWLLSRGEMLRDDDGVIVRAVGVNIDVTERRMAFEQVRESEARFRALADSAPVLLWVSKTDGQREFVNQAYVAFLGATYNEALHFDWRDRLHPDDLQRIMTEQVAGEASRQLFNLEARYSTILGEWRWIRSYSQPRYGPEGDFIGFIGIAFDVTDAKQAQADLKHINDLLAESVQAALVERDEAEAALRHAQKLEAVGQLTGGVAHDFNNLLTVIIGALDLIQRHPADADRRERMIEAALGAARRGERLTGQLLAFSRRQALKPEAIVIDALLVDAESLLRRAVGEAVSLTFAPGAAGAVAMVDTGQFEAAVMNLVVNARDAVASGGSIRLETGVCELAEGEVSEIPAGPYVRVVVHDTGVGMDQTTMARVFDPFFTTKEIGKGTGLGLSQVYGFARQSGGGVSIDSALGKGASVRLYLPRSAVAPLAAEPEAAAVALGPALRILLVEDDPEVGDLVAMMLEELNHQVFRADGAPAFRSFMATGQAFDLLITDLIMPGTKTGVDLAHEAVKARPGLPVILSSGYTGDALASADGAPWPLLRKPYSADELAQAIQDVMANAPAAAATSV from the coding sequence ATGACGCCCGTCGAGTGGCCGCTGCGTTTCATACCCCGCCGCGCGCCTTCATTCCTGGAAGCCCTCGCGGTCAGCAGCGCCGCCATGGTCCTGGCGAGCCTGGCGCGCGGGGCGTTCCTCGGCTGGACCAACGTGTTCAGCCTCTCGGCCACCTATTTCCCGGTCTATATCGTGGCGAGCCTGTATGGCGGCCGCCGCTGGGGCTGGGTGACGCTTGGGGTGTCGCTTCTGCTCGGCCTGAGCAACCGGATGGCCTTCCCGCAGGGGGTCTCCGAACAGGGCATCTACATCCTGTTCGCGGCCTCCGGCGTGGCCACGGTGGTGGTGGCCGGCGCCCTGCGCGATACCCTGCTGCGGCTGGAGGAGGCCCGACGGTCTCAAGAGATCACCCAGACGGCCCTGGACCGCAGCGAGGCGCGCCTGCGCCTGGCCCAGGACGCTGGGAGTGTCGGCCTTTGGGACTGGGACGTGGTGACCGGCGACGGCGTCTGGTCCCCCACCCTGTATCGCAACCTGGGTCTCGATCCGGTGCGCGACGCCAATGTCCGCAGCCTGTTGGACATCGTCCACCCCGAAGATCGGGAGAAGGTCCGCCAGGTCAACATCGTCGCGGTAAAGGGAGGCCGCATGGACCCGATCGAGTACCGGGTGGTCTGGCCCGACGGCTCGATCCACTGGCTGCTGTCGCGAGGCGAGATGCTGCGCGACGACGACGGGGTGATCGTGCGCGCCGTGGGCGTGAACATCGACGTCACCGAACGGCGGATGGCCTTCGAACAGGTGCGCGAGAGCGAGGCGCGGTTCCGGGCCCTGGCCGACTCCGCCCCGGTGCTGTTGTGGGTCTCCAAGACCGACGGCCAGCGGGAGTTCGTCAACCAGGCCTATGTCGCCTTCCTGGGCGCGACCTACAACGAGGCGTTACACTTCGACTGGCGCGACCGGCTGCATCCCGACGACCTGCAGCGGATCATGACAGAGCAGGTGGCGGGCGAGGCTTCACGCCAACTCTTCAACCTGGAGGCCCGCTACAGCACGATCCTCGGCGAGTGGCGCTGGATCCGTTCCTACTCCCAGCCCCGCTATGGGCCGGAGGGAGACTTCATCGGCTTCATCGGCATCGCCTTCGACGTCACCGACGCCAAGCAGGCGCAGGCCGACCTCAAGCATATCAACGACCTGCTGGCCGAGAGCGTCCAGGCCGCCCTGGTCGAGCGGGACGAGGCCGAGGCCGCCCTGCGCCATGCCCAGAAGCTGGAGGCCGTGGGCCAGCTGACCGGCGGGGTGGCCCACGACTTCAACAACCTGCTGACCGTGATCATCGGGGCGCTCGATCTGATCCAGCGCCATCCCGCCGACGCCGACCGCCGCGAGCGGATGATCGAGGCCGCCCTGGGCGCCGCCCGCCGGGGCGAGCGCCTGACTGGCCAGCTGCTGGCCTTCTCGCGCCGCCAGGCCCTGAAGCCCGAGGCCATCGTCATCGACGCCCTGCTGGTCGACGCCGAGTCCCTGCTGCGCCGGGCCGTAGGCGAAGCCGTCAGCCTGACCTTCGCGCCGGGCGCGGCCGGCGCCGTGGCCATGGTCGACACCGGCCAGTTCGAGGCCGCAGTGATGAACCTGGTGGTCAACGCCCGCGACGCCGTGGCCAGCGGCGGCTCGATCCGCCTGGAGACCGGGGTCTGTGAGCTGGCCGAGGGCGAGGTGTCGGAAATCCCCGCGGGTCCATATGTCCGCGTCGTCGTCCACGACACCGGTGTCGGCATGGACCAGACCACCATGGCCCGGGTGTTCGACCCCTTCTTCACCACCAAGGAGATCGGCAAGGGCACGGGGCTGGGCCTGTCCCAGGTCTATGGCTTCGCGCGACAGAGCGGCGGCGGGGTCTCCATCGACTCCGCGCTGGGCAAGGGGGCGTCGGTGCGGCTGTACCTGCCCCGCTCGGCGGTGGCCCCCCTGGCCGCCGAGCCCGAAGCCGCCGCCGTTGCCCTGGGGCCGGCCTTGCGCATCTTGCTGGTGGAGGACGACCCGGAGGTGGGCGACCTGGTGGCCATGATGCTGGAGGAGCTGAACCACCAGGTGTTCCGCGCCGACGGCGCCCCGGCCTTCAGGTCGTTCATGGCCACCGGCCAAGCCTTCGACCTGCTGATCACCGACCTGATCATGCCGGGGACCAAGACCGGCGTGGACCTGGCGCACGAAGCCGTGAAGGCGCGGCCCGGCCTGCCGGTGATCCTGTCCTCTGGCTATACCGGCGACGCCCTGGCCTCCGCCGACGGCGCGCCCTGGCCCCTGCTGCGCAAGCCCTATTCGGCCGACGAGCTGGCCCAGGCCATCCAGGATGTCATGGCCAACGCCCCGGCCGCTGCCGCTACGTCAGTGTGA
- a CDS encoding GNAT family N-acetyltransferase, with amino-acid sequence MIRHAKPADHAAIREINIAAFGQPAEADLVERLRADGDKVFELVAEEDGAVVGHIFYSRLWADSVHLYAALAPMAVRPDLQKSGIGSKLVKASIDTAREFGTHAVIVLGHPAYYPKFGFTPEAAAKVKAPYSGSPAFMALEIEDGALAEPVLVAYPDAFNPT; translated from the coding sequence ATGATCCGACATGCCAAGCCCGCCGACCACGCCGCGATCCGCGAGATCAATATCGCCGCCTTCGGACAGCCCGCCGAGGCCGACCTGGTGGAGCGCCTGCGGGCCGACGGGGACAAGGTCTTCGAGCTGGTGGCCGAGGAGGACGGCGCCGTGGTCGGTCACATCTTCTACAGCCGGCTCTGGGCCGACAGTGTCCACCTCTATGCGGCGTTGGCGCCCATGGCCGTGCGCCCCGACCTGCAGAAGTCCGGGATCGGGTCGAAGCTGGTGAAGGCCTCCATCGACACCGCCCGGGAGTTCGGAACCCACGCGGTCATCGTCCTGGGCCACCCGGCCTACTATCCGAAGTTCGGATTTACGCCCGAGGCTGCGGCCAAGGTGAAGGCCCCCTACTCCGGCAGCCCGGCCTTCATGGCCCTGGAGATCGAGGACGGGGCGCTGGCCGAGCCGGTGCTTGTGGCCTATCCGGACGCCTTCAATCCCACCTAG
- a CDS encoding UDP-N-acetylglucosamine 1-carboxyvinyltransferase, with amino-acid sequence MTNLIVRGGRALRGTITPSANKNAVLPVLCATLLTDQPIVLHRVPDITDVRKILDFFGNLGSSVDMDYATGTLKLRHGEGLDPKAAHLPLGMRSTLMLIPALLYRFGAASIEEDVTGCTLGVREIDPHIEVFESFGADIDRKPEAIFIKTPKGFATTDHWLDYASVTTTENFILCAATAKGRSQITNAACEPHVQEFCSFLTMMGARLEGVGGSRVIVEGVNSLSGAEFTFADDFHEVATFLAMGAMTGGDIAVKNGSVDQFPLLDRTFAKFGVEITHKDGWSRAKVDAGGMRVRQPFTANILQKVEAAPWPYVPADLLPIFVALGVRSEGQCMFWNKVYEGALGWSSELGKFGAHSLLCDPHRLITFGGKPLVPAEVESPYIIRVAIALFMLAASIEGESTILNATPIQRAHPKFVENLNALGADVSWVAGD; translated from the coding sequence ATGACGAACCTGATCGTGAGAGGCGGACGCGCCCTGCGCGGAACCATCACGCCCTCGGCCAACAAGAACGCGGTGCTGCCGGTTCTGTGCGCCACCCTGCTGACCGATCAGCCGATCGTCCTGCACCGGGTGCCGGACATAACAGATGTCCGCAAGATCCTGGATTTCTTCGGGAACCTGGGCTCTTCCGTAGACATGGACTACGCCACCGGCACCCTGAAGCTGCGCCACGGCGAGGGGCTGGATCCCAAGGCCGCGCACCTGCCGCTGGGCATGCGCTCGACCCTGATGCTGATCCCCGCCCTGCTCTACCGGTTCGGCGCGGCGAGCATCGAGGAGGACGTCACCGGCTGCACCCTGGGCGTCCGCGAGATCGACCCGCACATCGAGGTTTTCGAAAGCTTCGGCGCGGACATCGACCGCAAGCCCGAGGCGATCTTCATCAAGACCCCCAAGGGCTTCGCCACCACCGACCATTGGCTGGACTACGCCTCGGTCACCACCACCGAGAACTTCATCCTCTGCGCCGCCACCGCCAAGGGCCGCTCGCAGATCACCAACGCCGCCTGTGAACCCCATGTGCAGGAGTTCTGCAGCTTCCTGACCATGATGGGCGCGAGGCTCGAGGGCGTCGGCGGCTCGCGGGTCATCGTGGAGGGCGTCAACAGCCTGTCGGGCGCCGAGTTCACCTTCGCCGACGACTTCCACGAGGTGGCGACCTTCCTGGCCATGGGCGCCATGACCGGCGGCGACATCGCGGTGAAGAACGGCTCGGTGGACCAGTTCCCCCTGCTGGACCGCACCTTCGCCAAGTTCGGCGTGGAGATCACCCACAAGGACGGCTGGAGCCGCGCCAAGGTCGACGCCGGCGGCATGCGGGTGCGCCAGCCCTTCACCGCCAACATCCTGCAGAAGGTGGAGGCCGCGCCCTGGCCCTATGTGCCGGCCGACCTGCTGCCGATCTTCGTGGCGCTGGGCGTGCGCTCCGAGGGCCAGTGCATGTTCTGGAACAAGGTCTATGAGGGCGCGCTCGGCTGGTCCTCGGAACTGGGCAAGTTCGGCGCCCACTCCCTGCTGTGCGACCCGCACCGCCTGATCACCTTCGGCGGCAAGCCCCTGGTCCCGGCAGAGGTCGAAAGCCCCTACATCATCCGCGTGGCCATCGCGCTGTTCATGCTGGCCGCCAGCATTGAGGGCGAGAGCACCATCCTCAACGCCACCCCCATCCAGCGCGCCCACCCGAAGTTCGTCGAGAACCTCAATGCTCTGGGCGCCGATGTGTCGTGGGTGGCGGGGGACTGA
- the nadA gene encoding quinolinate synthase NadA: MADGFQFAFTPEVDKATLPLWEKVKGHITPMEWRLQAPLIAEINRLKREKNAVILAHNYMTPDIFHGVGDYVGDSLGLAKEAAKSDAKIIVQAGVHFMAETSKILSPEKTVLIPDLRAGCSLASSITGADVRLIKQRYPGLPVVTYVNTTADVKAETDVCCTSANAVQVVEHVAREWGVDRVILIPDEFLARNVARQTDIKIIAWQGRCEVHERFTAADILELKAAYPNAEILAHPECPAEVLEVSDFAGSTAAMNDYVLTRKPKQVVLITECSMADNVAVDAVDTEFVRPCNLCPHMKRITLENIYETLVHDRYEVTVDPAIAARARVAVQAMIDLPPPLVPARYDLVKARHHVDVELI, from the coding sequence GTGGCCGACGGGTTCCAATTCGCGTTCACGCCTGAGGTCGACAAGGCCACCCTGCCCCTCTGGGAAAAGGTGAAGGGCCACATCACGCCCATGGAGTGGCGGCTGCAGGCCCCTCTGATCGCCGAGATCAATCGCCTGAAGCGCGAGAAGAACGCGGTCATCCTGGCCCACAACTACATGACGCCCGACATCTTCCACGGGGTCGGCGACTATGTCGGCGACAGCCTGGGCCTGGCCAAGGAAGCCGCCAAGTCGGACGCCAAGATCATCGTCCAGGCCGGGGTGCACTTCATGGCCGAGACCTCGAAGATTCTGTCGCCGGAAAAGACCGTGCTCATCCCCGACCTGCGCGCCGGCTGCAGCCTGGCGTCTTCGATCACCGGCGCCGACGTGCGCCTGATCAAGCAGCGCTATCCGGGCCTGCCCGTGGTCACCTACGTCAACACCACCGCCGACGTGAAGGCCGAGACCGACGTCTGCTGCACCAGCGCCAACGCCGTCCAGGTGGTGGAGCATGTGGCGCGTGAGTGGGGCGTCGACCGGGTGATCCTGATCCCCGACGAGTTCCTTGCCCGCAACGTCGCCCGCCAGACCGATATCAAGATCATCGCCTGGCAGGGCCGCTGCGAGGTGCACGAGCGCTTCACCGCCGCCGACATCCTGGAGCTCAAGGCCGCCTATCCGAACGCTGAAATCCTGGCCCACCCGGAGTGCCCGGCCGAGGTGCTGGAGGTCTCCGATTTCGCGGGCTCGACCGCGGCGATGAACGACTACGTCCTGACGCGGAAACCCAAGCAGGTGGTGCTGATCACCGAATGCTCCATGGCCGACAACGTCGCGGTGGACGCCGTCGACACCGAGTTCGTGCGGCCCTGCAACCTGTGCCCGCACATGAAGCGGATCACGCTCGAAAATATCTACGAGACCCTGGTCCACGACCGCTATGAGGTGACCGTCGACCCGGCCATCGCCGCCCGCGCCCGCGTGGCGGTGCAGGCGATGATCGACCTGCCGCCGCCGTTGGTCCCGGCCCGCTACGACCTGGTGAAGGCCCGCCACCACGTGGATGTGGAGCTGATCTGA
- the pseI gene encoding pseudaminic acid synthase, with protein MSDLPHIEIAGRRIGADHEPYVICELSGNHNGSLDRALTMIDAAADTGCDAIKIQTYTADTITMDVDRPEFKIHGGLWDGRSLYELYQEAQTPYAWHAALFERAARRGVTLFSSPFDESAVDLLDGLGAPAFKIASFEAVDLPLIAYAAAKGKPLIISTGMANLAEMAAARDTALAAGAPGVVMLHCVSSYPAALEDANVRTVADMATRFDSPIGLSDHTHGTAASVAAIALGACMIEKHFTLARADGGPDAAFSLEPAEFTALVRDCKDAWKSLGRAHYDLLGSEKANRQFRRSLYVSADVKAGEILTRENVRSIRPGNGLPPADMAKVLGKRASRDLARGEPLAWDMLG; from the coding sequence ATGTCTGATCTCCCCCATATCGAAATCGCCGGCCGCAGGATCGGCGCCGACCACGAGCCCTATGTGATCTGCGAGCTGTCGGGGAACCACAACGGCAGCCTGGACCGGGCCCTGACCATGATCGATGCCGCCGCCGACACCGGCTGCGACGCTATCAAGATCCAGACCTATACCGCCGACACCATCACCATGGATGTCGACCGGCCGGAGTTCAAAATCCACGGTGGGCTGTGGGACGGCCGCAGCCTGTACGAGCTCTATCAAGAGGCCCAGACTCCCTACGCGTGGCACGCGGCCCTGTTCGAACGGGCGGCCAGGCGGGGTGTGACCCTGTTCTCCAGCCCCTTCGACGAGAGCGCCGTGGACCTGCTGGACGGGCTGGGGGCGCCGGCCTTCAAGATCGCGTCCTTCGAGGCCGTGGACTTGCCGCTGATCGCCTATGCGGCGGCCAAGGGCAAACCGCTGATCATCTCCACCGGCATGGCCAACCTGGCCGAGATGGCCGCCGCCCGCGACACCGCCCTGGCCGCCGGCGCGCCGGGTGTGGTGATGCTCCACTGCGTGTCCAGCTACCCAGCCGCCCTGGAGGACGCCAATGTCCGTACCGTCGCGGACATGGCCACGCGCTTCGACAGCCCTATCGGCCTTTCGGACCACACCCACGGCACGGCGGCCTCGGTGGCGGCCATCGCGCTCGGCGCCTGCATGATCGAGAAGCACTTCACCCTGGCCCGTGCCGACGGCGGCCCGGACGCCGCCTTCAGCCTGGAGCCGGCGGAGTTCACGGCCCTGGTTCGCGACTGCAAGGACGCCTGGAAAAGCCTGGGCCGCGCCCATTACGACCTGCTGGGGTCGGAAAAGGCCAACCGCCAGTTCCGCCGCTCGCTCTATGTCAGCGCCGACGTGAAGGCCGGCGAGATCCTGACCCGCGAAAATGTCCGCTCGATCCGGCCGGGCAACGGCCTGCCGCCGGCCGACATGGCCAAGGTGCTGGGCAAACGCGCCAGCCGCGACCTCGCCCGGGGCGAGCCGCTGGCCTGGGATATGCTGGGCTAG
- the trxB gene encoding thioredoxin-disulfide reductase, whose amino-acid sequence MSETKAPRSARCLIVGSGPAGYTAAIYAARALLKPVLIQGIQPGGQLTITTEVENYPGFADVIQGPWLMEQMQAQAQHVGAEIINDIVLTADLSQRPFRLTTDSGEVWLAETLIIATGAQAKWLGLESEQKYQGFGVSACATCDGFFYRGKDVVVVGGGNTAVEEALFLTNFAAKVTVVHRKDEFRAEKILQERLFANPKVEVIWDSSIDEVQGAVDPMGVTGVRLKNVKTGATQEVACDGVFIAIGHAPASELFKGQLDMDAAGYLKVKAGTTSTAVAGVYAAGDVTDDVYRQAVTAAGMGCMAALEAVRLLAEEDHARAHHPISHHEAEKIGTW is encoded by the coding sequence ATGTCCGAGACCAAAGCCCCCCGCTCCGCCCGCTGCCTGATCGTCGGGTCCGGCCCGGCCGGCTACACCGCCGCGATCTATGCCGCCCGCGCCCTGCTGAAGCCCGTGCTGATCCAGGGCATCCAGCCCGGCGGCCAGCTGACCATCACCACCGAGGTGGAGAACTATCCGGGCTTCGCCGACGTCATCCAGGGACCCTGGCTGATGGAACAGATGCAGGCCCAGGCGCAGCACGTGGGCGCCGAGATCATCAACGACATCGTGCTGACCGCCGACCTGTCGCAGCGGCCGTTCCGGCTGACGACGGACTCAGGCGAGGTCTGGCTGGCCGAGACCCTGATCATCGCCACCGGCGCCCAGGCCAAGTGGCTGGGCCTGGAGAGCGAGCAGAAATACCAGGGCTTCGGCGTCTCGGCCTGCGCCACCTGCGACGGCTTCTTCTATCGCGGCAAGGACGTGGTGGTGGTGGGCGGCGGCAACACCGCGGTCGAAGAGGCCCTGTTCCTCACCAACTTCGCCGCCAAGGTCACCGTGGTCCACCGCAAGGATGAGTTCCGCGCCGAGAAGATTCTTCAGGAGCGGCTGTTCGCCAATCCCAAGGTCGAGGTGATCTGGGACAGCTCGATCGATGAGGTCCAGGGGGCTGTCGATCCCATGGGCGTCACCGGCGTGCGGCTGAAGAACGTCAAGACCGGCGCCACCCAGGAGGTCGCCTGCGATGGGGTGTTCATCGCCATCGGCCACGCGCCCGCCTCCGAGCTCTTCAAGGGTCAGCTGGACATGGACGCCGCCGGTTATCTGAAGGTCAAGGCCGGCACGACCTCGACGGCCGTGGCGGGCGTCTACGCCGCCGGCGACGTCACCGACGACGTCTATCGCCAGGCGGTGACGGCGGCGGGCATGGGCTGCATGGCCGCCCTGGAAGCCGTGCGGCTGCTGGCCGAGGAAGACCATGCCCGCGCCCACCATCCGATCAGCCACCACGAGGCCGAGAAGATCGGAACCTGGTGA
- a CDS encoding AraC family transcriptional regulator: MNRPVTRESYARRLNRVAEHIWAHLDEPLDLAALAEVACLSPFHFHRIYRVLIGETVTETVSRLRLQRASMELARSTTPISEIARRAGYASNPAFTRAFRTVYDLAPAAFRAARRATPGVSPMPVEIQDRPALRIATVPHRGPPQLIGKAFDRLMAWAGPKGVVMPPAVGVAVYLDDMSVVPATEQRALAGITVGPEVESDDVVTIHEVAAGRYAVLLYRGAYAQIGKGYEELFGWLPTSGEEPAHAPCVEINLNDPRKTAPADLLTELCLPLKS, encoded by the coding sequence ATGAACCGGCCCGTCACCCGCGAGAGCTATGCCCGCCGCCTGAACCGGGTGGCCGAGCATATCTGGGCGCATCTGGATGAACCGCTGGACTTGGCGGCGCTGGCCGAGGTGGCCTGCCTGTCGCCGTTCCACTTCCATCGCATCTACCGCGTGCTGATCGGCGAGACCGTCACCGAGACCGTGAGCCGGCTGCGGCTGCAGCGGGCCTCCATGGAGCTGGCGCGGAGCACCACGCCGATCTCAGAGATCGCCCGGCGCGCCGGATACGCCTCGAACCCCGCTTTCACCCGCGCCTTCCGCACCGTCTATGACCTTGCCCCCGCCGCCTTCCGGGCCGCGCGGCGCGCCACACCCGGAGTCAGCCCCATGCCCGTCGAAATCCAGGACCGCCCCGCTCTGCGCATCGCCACCGTGCCGCACCGGGGACCGCCGCAGCTGATCGGCAAGGCCTTCGACCGGCTGATGGCCTGGGCCGGACCCAAGGGCGTGGTGATGCCGCCGGCCGTGGGGGTGGCGGTCTATCTGGACGACATGTCGGTGGTTCCGGCCACCGAACAGCGGGCCCTGGCCGGGATCACCGTCGGGCCGGAGGTCGAGAGCGACGATGTCGTGACAATCCATGAGGTCGCCGCAGGCCGCTATGCCGTACTGCTCTACCGCGGCGCCTACGCCCAGATCGGCAAGGGCTACGAGGAACTGTTCGGCTGGCTGCCCACCAGCGGCGAGGAGCCGGCCCACGCCCCCTGCGTCGAGATCAACCTCAACGACCCGCGCAAGACCGCGCCTGCCGATCTGCTGACCGAGCTGTGCCTTCCCCTGAAATCCTGA
- a CDS encoding cell wall hydrolase, translating to MAGSLLAACATTYYVPRGAGRLQGMASVSENLSDKGLARLTADMDPAMLALARRHDPHHGPDLWGRPEGWASLDLRTPPDLGFGTAVDAVAEDINALRPFSTLPIRPMKPFKLAVDTQDGSRALKCLAQAVYYESAREPELGQEAVAQVVLNRLRHPAYPKSVCGVVYQGAARATGCQFTFTCDGSLARAPQPDLWLRAQDVARHALNGFVAKGVGSATHYHAQYVAPYWAPTLVKMKQIGAHIFYRWTGPWGEPPAFTGRYAGGEAYLSAAILGSLDERTQGLLDPEGQGVPAGRKITLSVGGEVRTYNVVDPLAVGGERTRVLGTIFAPRRKPTPEEIKKINESLAAMDAPVATETAPLAVPAPD from the coding sequence GTGGCCGGGAGTCTGCTGGCGGCGTGCGCGACCACCTACTACGTCCCACGCGGCGCCGGGCGGTTGCAGGGGATGGCGAGCGTCAGCGAGAACCTTTCCGACAAGGGCCTGGCGCGCCTGACCGCCGACATGGACCCGGCCATGCTGGCGCTCGCTCGACGTCACGATCCCCATCATGGCCCCGACCTGTGGGGCCGGCCGGAGGGGTGGGCAAGCCTCGACCTCCGCACGCCGCCCGACCTGGGCTTTGGTACGGCGGTGGACGCTGTCGCCGAGGACATCAACGCCCTGCGGCCGTTCTCCACCCTGCCGATCCGGCCGATGAAGCCCTTCAAGCTGGCGGTCGACACCCAGGACGGGAGCCGGGCGCTGAAGTGCCTAGCCCAGGCGGTCTACTACGAGTCGGCCCGGGAGCCGGAGCTGGGCCAGGAGGCCGTGGCCCAGGTGGTGCTGAACCGTCTGCGTCATCCGGCCTATCCGAAGTCGGTCTGCGGCGTAGTCTATCAGGGGGCGGCGCGGGCCACCGGCTGCCAGTTCACCTTCACCTGCGACGGATCCCTGGCCCGCGCGCCGCAGCCCGACCTGTGGCTGCGGGCGCAGGATGTCGCCCGTCATGCTCTCAATGGCTTCGTGGCCAAGGGGGTCGGCTCGGCGACCCACTATCACGCCCAGTATGTCGCGCCCTACTGGGCCCCGACCCTGGTGAAGATGAAGCAGATCGGGGCGCACATCTTCTATCGCTGGACCGGTCCCTGGGGCGAGCCGCCGGCCTTCACCGGCCGCTATGCGGGCGGCGAGGCCTATCTCTCGGCGGCCATACTCGGCAGCCTGGACGAACGGACCCAGGGGTTGCTCGATCCAGAGGGGCAGGGCGTGCCGGCCGGCCGCAAGATCACCTTGTCGGTGGGAGGCGAGGTGCGCACCTACAATGTCGTCGATCCCCTGGCGGTCGGCGGCGAGCGCACCCGCGTGCTGGGCACCATCTTCGCCCCGCGCCGCAAGCCGACCCCGGAAGAGATCAAGAAGATCAACGAGTCCCTGGCGGCCATGGACGCCCCGGTGGCGACGGAGACCGCGCCGCTGGCCGTGCCGGCGCCGGACTAG
- a CDS encoding MFS transporter — protein sequence MSDVAAQRPKLTLPIKLAYGFGTVAFGVKTQLMGLLLLYYNQIVGLPPHWVSIGLAVTIFFDALWDPFIGQISDNWRSRWGRRHPFMYFAALPAAITLVALFNPPLGWSDGAITAYMIIMVIAAKATISLYEVPATALTPELAPAYHDRTQLLTFRYFFAIFASSAAAVMGWLVFLKDTVGPDGEKVRGQLNPEGYGPYALVVGGLMIFSILVACLATQRFIPFLHQPAARSIGILGVVREMLATMSNRNFLVVSLSALFVGVGAGLSSGLNIYFQTYLWGMGSANLAFIVAGTMLGSLLALVFAPLLSRWYGKKRACMILMGLALATTLTPISLRLLGIIPHEMNGTSELTAILLLDRTLYGAFATAAAILTASMIADVVEESQLATGRRSEGLLLSADNVLQKVAGSVASIIPGFLLLWVGMPEKAKPESLDPSIMTNLALMYLPATALFALMAMGAIMFYRLDRAGHEANLAKLADAAALGAVVVETEGGVDASDLAAPGARPA from the coding sequence GTGAGCGACGTCGCGGCCCAACGGCCCAAGCTGACGCTGCCGATCAAGCTGGCCTACGGCTTCGGCACCGTGGCGTTCGGGGTGAAGACCCAGCTGATGGGGCTGCTGCTGCTCTACTACAACCAGATTGTCGGCCTGCCGCCGCACTGGGTCAGTATCGGCCTGGCGGTGACCATCTTCTTCGACGCGCTCTGGGACCCCTTCATCGGGCAGATCTCCGACAACTGGCGCTCCCGCTGGGGACGCCGCCATCCCTTCATGTATTTCGCCGCCCTGCCGGCCGCGATCACCCTGGTGGCCCTGTTCAACCCGCCGCTGGGCTGGTCCGACGGCGCGATCACCGCCTATATGATCATCATGGTCATCGCGGCCAAGGCGACCATCAGCCTCTATGAGGTGCCCGCCACGGCCCTGACGCCCGAACTGGCGCCGGCCTACCACGACCGCACCCAGCTGCTGACCTTCCGCTACTTCTTCGCCATCTTCGCCAGCAGCGCCGCCGCCGTGATGGGCTGGCTGGTGTTCCTCAAGGACACCGTCGGCCCCGATGGGGAGAAGGTGCGGGGTCAGCTCAATCCGGAGGGCTACGGCCCCTACGCCCTGGTGGTCGGCGGCCTGATGATCTTCTCGATCCTGGTGGCCTGCCTGGCGACCCAGAGGTTCATACCGTTCCTGCATCAGCCGGCGGCGCGCAGCATCGGCATCCTGGGCGTGGTCCGGGAGATGCTGGCGACCATGTCCAACCGCAACTTCCTGGTGGTCTCCCTCTCGGCCCTGTTCGTCGGGGTCGGGGCGGGCCTCAGCAGCGGCCTGAACATCTATTTCCAGACCTACCTCTGGGGCATGGGCTCGGCGAACCTGGCCTTCATCGTCGCCGGGACCATGCTGGGCAGCCTGCTCGCCTTGGTCTTCGCGCCCCTGCTGTCGCGCTGGTACGGCAAGAAGCGGGCCTGCATGATTCTGATGGGCCTGGCCCTGGCGACGACCCTGACCCCCATCAGCCTGCGTCTCCTGGGGATCATTCCCCATGAGATGAACGGCACCAGCGAGCTGACCGCCATCCTGCTGCTGGACAGGACCCTTTACGGCGCCTTCGCCACCGCCGCGGCCATCCTCACCGCCTCGATGATCGCCGACGTGGTGGAGGAGTCCCAGCTCGCCACCGGCCGCCGCTCCGAGGGCCTGCTGCTCTCGGCCGACAATGTCCTGCAGAAGGTCGCGGGCTCGGTGGCCAGCATCATCCCGGGCTTCCTGCTGCTGTGGGTGGGCATGCCCGAGAAGGCCAAGCCCGAGAGTCTCGATCCCTCGATCATGACCAACCTGGCCCTGATGTACCTGCCGGCGACGGCGCTGTTCGCCCTGATGGCCATGGGCGCCATCATGTTCTACCGCCTGGACCGGGCGGGGCACGAGGCCAACCTCGCCAAGCTGGCCGACGCCGCGGCTCTCGGAGCGGTGGTGGTGGAGACCGAGGGCGGTGTCGACGCCTCCGACCTCGCGGCTCCGGGGGCCAGACCTGCCTAG